A genomic region of Staphylococcus roterodami contains the following coding sequences:
- a CDS encoding alpha/beta hydrolase — protein MAEKQFKLTVQDNTNIEVKVNFTDAESKGIVHIFHGMAEHMERYDKLASAISAHGFDVIRHNHRGHGINIDESTRGHYDDMKQVISDAFEVAQTVRGNVDKPYIIIGHSMGSIIARFFVETYPKYVDGLVLSGTGMYTMWKGLPTVKTLKIITKIYGADKRVEWVNKLVSNTFNKKIRPLRTKSDWISSNPIEVDKFVKDPYSGFNVSNQLLYETAYYMLRTSQLKYMKVLNKSMPILFVSGYDDPLGDYGKGILKLANIYRKAGLKNVKVNLYHNKRHEVLFEKDYENIWEDLFNWLNQFNNN, from the coding sequence ATGGCTGAAAAACAATTTAAACTAACAGTTCAAGATAATACAAATATCGAAGTAAAAGTAAATTTCACAGATGCAGAATCTAAAGGGATTGTGCATATTTTTCATGGTATGGCTGAGCATATGGAACGTTATGATAAACTAGCATCTGCAATTTCAGCGCATGGATTTGATGTCATTCGCCATAACCATCGTGGTCATGGCATCAATATCGATGAATCAACGAGAGGTCATTATGATGATATGAAACAGGTTATCAGTGATGCCTTTGAAGTGGCACAAACTGTGAGAGGAAATGTTGATAAGCCATATATTATAATTGGACACTCAATGGGATCTATAATTGCAAGATTTTTTGTAGAAACATATCCTAAATATGTCGATGGTCTTGTTTTAAGTGGGACAGGGATGTATACAATGTGGAAAGGTTTACCAACTGTTAAAACATTAAAAATAATTACCAAAATTTATGGAGCTGACAAACGTGTTGAATGGGTTAATAAATTAGTGTCGAATACTTTTAACAAAAAAATCAGACCCTTGAGAACGAAAAGTGATTGGATTTCAAGCAACCCAATAGAAGTAGATAAGTTTGTTAAAGATCCCTACAGTGGATTTAATGTGTCGAATCAATTATTATACGAAACTGCATATTATATGTTACGTACGTCGCAATTAAAGTATATGAAAGTATTAAATAAGTCAATGCCAATATTATTTGTCTCAGGTTATGATGATCCTTTAGGAGATTATGGAAAAGGTATCTTAAAATTGGCGAATATTTATAGAAAAGCAGGACTAAAAAATGTTAAAGTTAATCTTTATCACAATAAACGACATGAAGTTTTATTTGAAAAAGATTATGAAAATATTTGGGAAGATTTATTTAACTGGTTGAATCAATTTAACAATAACTAA
- the miaA gene encoding tRNA (adenosine(37)-N6)-dimethylallyltransferase MiaA translates to MNREKPFIVVIVGPTASGKTELSIELAKRIDGEIISGDSMQVYKHMDIGTAKVTPEEMDGVPHHLIDILNPDESFSAFAFKNLAETIIYDITSRGKIPIIAGGTGLYIQSLIYNYELEDETITPEEEMIVKKKMKEIEQLDNQQLHDYLAQFDAMSAENIHKNNRQRVLRAIEYYFKTKKLLSNRKKVQQFTENYDTLLIGIEMSRKTLYSRINKRVDIMLDHGLFKEVQQLVEQGYESCQSMQAIGYKELIPVINGQMIYEDAVNELKQHSRQYAKRQMTWFKNKMSVHWLDKENMSLQMMLDEITTQIK, encoded by the coding sequence ATGAATAGAGAGAAGCCCTTTATTGTGGTTATAGTAGGTCCAACTGCTTCTGGAAAAACTGAACTTAGCATTGAACTTGCTAAGAGAATCGATGGAGAAATAATAAGTGGAGATTCAATGCAAGTATATAAGCATATGGATATTGGAACAGCAAAGGTAACGCCTGAAGAAATGGACGGTGTACCACATCATTTAATTGATATTTTAAATCCTGATGAATCATTTTCCGCATTCGCATTTAAAAATTTAGCTGAAACGATAATCTATGATATTACGAGCAGAGGCAAAATACCCATTATTGCTGGAGGCACGGGATTATATATTCAGTCATTAATTTATAATTATGAATTAGAAGACGAAACAATAACGCCCGAAGAAGAAATGATTGTAAAGAAAAAAATGAAAGAAATTGAACAATTAGACAATCAACAATTGCATGATTATTTAGCGCAATTTGATGCAATGTCTGCTGAAAATATTCATAAAAATAACCGACAAAGAGTGTTGCGTGCTATTGAATATTATTTTAAAACAAAAAAACTTTTAAGTAATCGCAAGAAAGTGCAACAATTTACTGAAAATTATGATACATTATTAATAGGGATTGAAATGTCGCGTAAAACATTATATTCAAGAATAAATAAACGTGTTGATATTATGTTGGATCACGGATTATTTAAAGAAGTGCAACAACTTGTTGAACAAGGCTATGAATCTTGCCAAAGTATGCAAGCTATTGGATATAAAGAATTAATACCTGTGATTAACGGACAAATGATTTATGAAGATGCTGTCAATGAATTAAAGCAACATTCACGCCAATATGCAAAACGACAAATGACATGGTTCAAGAATAAAATGAGTGTTCATTGGTTAGATAAAGAAAATATGTCACTTCAAATGATGTTAGATGAGATTACAACCCAGATTAAGTAA
- the hfq gene encoding RNA chaperone Hfq gives MIANENIQDKALENFKANQTEVTVFFLNGFQMKGVIEEFDKYVVSLNSQGKQHLIYKHAISTYTVESEAQASTESEE, from the coding sequence ATGATTGCAAACGAAAACATCCAAGACAAAGCACTAGAGAATTTTAAAGCAAACCAAACTGAAGTAACTGTATTCTTTCTAAACGGTTTCCAAATGAAAGGTGTAATTGAAGAATTCGACAAGTATGTCGTAAGCTTAAATTCTCAAGGCAAACAACACTTGATTTACAAACATGCGATCAGCACTTATACAGTAGAATCTGAAGCTCAAGCGTCTACTGAAAGTGAAGAATAA
- a CDS encoding glutathione peroxidase, producing METIYDFVVETNKGVTYKLEEYRGDVMLIVNTASECAFTSQFEGLQALYEKYKEKGFVVLGFPCNQFGNQEPGSGEEAAQNCKLNYGVTFPMHQKIDVKGEHQFPLFRYLTAAQHGFFNEKIKWNFTKFLVDREGNVVKRFAPQKKPIQIEKEIEKLL from the coding sequence ATGGAGACAATTTATGATTTTGTAGTAGAAACAAATAAAGGTGTTACTTACAAATTAGAAGAGTATAGAGGCGACGTTATGCTGATTGTCAATACAGCAAGCGAGTGTGCTTTCACTTCACAATTTGAAGGTTTACAAGCACTATATGAAAAATATAAAGAAAAAGGATTTGTCGTTTTAGGTTTCCCTTGCAATCAGTTTGGTAATCAAGAACCTGGTTCAGGTGAAGAAGCTGCTCAAAACTGTAAATTAAACTATGGTGTCACTTTCCCTATGCATCAAAAGATTGACGTAAAAGGTGAACATCAATTTCCTTTATTCAGATACTTAACTGCTGCACAGCACGGTTTCTTTAATGAAAAAATTAAATGGAACTTCACTAAGTTTTTAGTTGACCGTGAAGGTAACGTCGTTAAACGATTTGCACCTCAGAAAAAACCTATTCAAATTGAAAAAGAAATCGAAAAGTTATTATAA
- the hflX gene encoding GTPase HflX produces the protein MAQQQIHDTKNKLEKAVLVGVHAQDDKQFNFESTMEELSSLSETCQLEVLGQITQNRDRVDRKYYVGKGKLEEIQAFIEFKDIDVVIANDELTTAQSKSLNEALDVKIIDRTQLILEIFALRARSKEGKLQVELAQLDYLLPRLQGHGKSLSRLGGGIGTRGPGETKLEMDRRHIRTRMNEIKHQLQTVEEHRERYRNKRNQNQVFQVALVGYTNAGKSSWFNVLANEETYEKDQLFATLDPKTRQIQINDGFNLIISDTVGFIQKLPTTLIAAFKSTLEEAKGADLLVHVVDSSHPEYRTQYDTVNDLIKQLDMKHIPQIVIFNKKDLCKQSSNRPASDLPNVFVSSKNDSDKQLVKELLIDEIKRQLTYYDETVNANNADRLYFLKQHTLVTELKYDEIKDVYRIQGFKKQ, from the coding sequence ATGGCTCAGCAACAAATTCATGATACTAAAAATAAACTAGAAAAAGCTGTTTTAGTCGGTGTACATGCTCAAGATGATAAGCAATTTAATTTTGAGTCAACGATGGAAGAATTATCATCATTATCAGAAACTTGCCAACTTGAAGTATTAGGACAAATTACTCAAAATCGTGATCGTGTAGATCGTAAATACTATGTTGGTAAAGGTAAACTTGAAGAAATTCAAGCATTTATTGAATTTAAAGATATAGATGTAGTTATTGCAAATGACGAATTAACAACTGCCCAGTCTAAATCATTAAATGAAGCATTAGATGTAAAAATAATTGATAGAACTCAGTTGATTCTTGAAATATTTGCATTAAGAGCACGAAGCAAAGAAGGTAAGTTGCAAGTAGAACTCGCACAACTTGATTATTTATTACCTAGATTGCAAGGACATGGTAAAAGTCTTTCTCGTTTAGGTGGGGGCATTGGTACTAGAGGTCCTGGTGAAACGAAATTAGAGATGGACCGAAGACATATTAGGACTCGTATGAATGAAATAAAACATCAATTACAAACAGTTGAGGAACATCGTGAAAGATATCGAAATAAAAGAAATCAAAATCAAGTGTTTCAAGTAGCTTTAGTAGGCTATACAAATGCTGGTAAATCCTCGTGGTTTAACGTTTTAGCAAATGAAGAGACATATGAAAAAGACCAATTATTTGCAACTCTGGATCCAAAAACACGACAAATACAAATCAATGATGGATTTAATTTAATTATTTCAGATACTGTCGGTTTTATTCAAAAACTTCCTACAACGCTAATTGCAGCTTTTAAATCAACTTTAGAAGAAGCGAAAGGTGCAGATTTATTAGTACACGTAGTTGATAGTAGTCATCCCGAATACCGTACGCAGTATGATACAGTTAATGATTTGATTAAGCAATTAGATATGAAACACATACCTCAAATTGTGATATTTAATAAAAAGGATTTATGTAAACAATCATCAAATAGACCTGCTAGTGATTTACCTAATGTATTTGTTTCTTCTAAAAATGATTCTGATAAACAACTAGTTAAGGAATTATTAATCGATGAGATAAAAAGACAATTAACATATTATGATGAAACTGTTAATGCAAATAATGCTGATAGACTATATTTTTTAAAGCAACATACTTTAGTGACTGAGCTTAAATATGATGAGATTAAAGATGTTTATCGTATACAAGGTTTTAAAAAACAATAA
- a CDS encoding aminotransferase class I/II-fold pyridoxal phosphate-dependent enzyme, with translation MKDISKLVVDVESTLAPYFKEIEETAYINQEKVLDAFHHVKASESDLQGSTGYGYDDFGRDHLEEIYAHTFKAEDAIVRPQIISGTHAITIALQSLLKHGDELIYITGSPYDTLLEVIGVNGNGIESLMEHGVSYKDIALKEGKIDIESVLDGITERTKVIAIQRSKGYDQRPSIPLDEIEDAIKKVKEVYPNILIFVDNCYGEFVERREPIECGADIMAGSLIKNPGGGLAKIGGYIAGRKDLIERCGYRLTAPGIGKEAGASLNALLEMYQGFFLAPHVVSQSLKGALFTSLLLEKMNMNTTPKYYEKRTDLIQTVKFDTKEQMISFCQSIQHASPINAHFSPEPSYMPGYEDDVIMAAGTFIQGSSIELSADGPIRPPYEAYVQGGLTYEHVKIAVTRAVKQLKEKELI, from the coding sequence ATGAAAGATATAAGTAAGCTAGTTGTCGACGTCGAATCAACGTTAGCACCGTATTTTAAAGAAATTGAAGAAACAGCATATATTAACCAAGAAAAAGTATTAGATGCCTTTCATCATGTCAAAGCTAGTGAAAGTGATTTGCAAGGGTCAACAGGATACGGATATGATGACTTTGGACGTGATCATTTAGAAGAAATATATGCACATACATTTAAAGCTGAAGATGCCATAGTACGTCCGCAAATTATTTCAGGTACACATGCGATTACTATTGCATTACAAAGTTTATTAAAACATGGTGATGAACTGATTTATATTACAGGTAGTCCGTATGACACATTGCTTGAAGTCATTGGTGTAAACGGGAATGGTATTGAGAGTTTAATGGAGCACGGTGTATCGTATAAAGATATTGCACTTAAAGAAGGTAAGATCGATATTGAAAGTGTGTTAGATGGTATAACGGAACGCACTAAAGTCATTGCGATTCAACGATCGAAAGGGTATGACCAAAGACCTTCCATTCCTCTTGATGAAATTGAAGATGCAATTAAGAAGGTAAAAGAAGTATATCCAAATATTTTAATATTTGTAGATAACTGTTATGGAGAATTTGTTGAAAGACGTGAACCTATTGAATGTGGCGCAGATATAATGGCGGGGTCATTGATAAAGAATCCTGGTGGGGGATTAGCTAAAATAGGTGGCTACATAGCTGGTAGAAAAGATTTAATTGAACGATGTGGTTATAGATTAACAGCGCCAGGTATTGGTAAAGAAGCGGGTGCATCTCTAAATGCATTACTTGAAATGTATCAAGGGTTCTTTTTAGCGCCACATGTTGTCAGTCAAAGTCTTAAAGGTGCATTGTTTACTAGTTTATTATTAGAAAAAATGAATATGAACACGACACCGAAATATTACGAAAAACGAACTGATTTAATTCAAACAGTTAAATTTGATACAAAGGAACAAATGATTTCATTTTGTCAGAGTATTCAACATGCATCACCGATCAATGCGCATTTTAGTCCAGAACCTAGTTATATGCCAGGTTATGAAGATGATGTTATTATGGCGGCTGGTACATTTATTCAAGGCTCGTCAATTGAATTGTCTGCTGATGGTCCAATTCGACCTCCTTATGAAGCGTATGTCCAAGGTGGATTAACATATGAACATGTTAAAATTGCTGTGACAAGAGCTGTTAAACAATTAAAAGAAAAAGAGTTAATATAG
- a CDS encoding MerR family transcriptional regulator translates to MISNDAIRRNMAVFSMSVVSKLTDLTPRQIRYYETHELIKPERTEGQKRLFSLNDLERLLEIKSLLEKGFNIKGIKQIIYDSQEHLTTDEQEIRKKMIVDATQKPIGETLPINRGDLSRFIK, encoded by the coding sequence ATGATATCGAATGATGCAATCAGACGAAATATGGCTGTCTTCTCTATGAGTGTAGTAAGTAAGTTAACGGATTTAACGCCAAGGCAAATTCGTTACTATGAAACACATGAACTCATCAAACCTGAAAGAACAGAAGGTCAAAAACGTCTGTTCTCACTCAATGATTTGGAAAGATTACTAGAAATTAAATCACTTTTAGAAAAAGGATTTAATATCAAAGGGATTAAACAAATCATTTATGACTCACAAGAGCATTTAACAACTGATGAACAAGAGATAAGAAAAAAGATGATTGTAGATGCCACGCAAAAGCCTATTGGAGAAACTTTGCCAATAAATCGTGGTGATTTATCCCGATTTATTAAATAA
- the glnA gene encoding type I glutamate--ammonia ligase, whose translation MPKRTFTKDDIRKFAEEENVRYLRLQFTDILGTIKNVEVPVSQLEKVLDNEMMFDGSSIEGFVRIEESDMYLHPDLDTWVIFPWTAGQGKVARLICDVYKTDGTPFEGDPRANLKRVLKEMEDLGFTDFNLGPEPEFFLFKLDEKGEPTLELNDDGGYFDLAPTDLGENCRRDIVLELEDMGFDIEASHHEVAPGQHEIDFKYADAVTACDNIQTFKLVVKTIARKHNLHATFMPKPLFGVNGSGMHFNVSLFKGKENAFFDPNTEMGLTETAYQFTAGVLKNARGFTAVCNPLVNSYKRLVPGYEAPCYIAWSGKNRSPLIRVPSSRGLSTRIEVRSVDPAANPYMALAAILEAGLDGIKNKLKVPEPVNQNIYEMNREEREAVGIQDLPSTLYTALKAMRENEVIKKALGNHIYNQFINSKSIEWDYYRTQVSEWERDQYMKQY comes from the coding sequence ATGCCAAAACGTACTTTCACTAAAGACGACATTCGTAAATTTGCAGAAGAGGAAAATGTAAGATATTTAAGATTACAATTCACTGATATTTTAGGAACAATTAAAAACGTTGAAGTACCTGTAAGCCAATTAGAAAAAGTACTTGATAACGAAATGATGTTTGACGGTTCTTCTATCGAAGGTTTCGTACGTATCGAAGAATCTGACATGTACTTACATCCAGATTTAGATACTTGGGTAATCTTCCCATGGACTGCTGGTCAAGGTAAAGTAGCACGTTTAATTTGTGATGTATATAAAACAGATGGTACGCCATTTGAAGGGGATCCACGTGCAAACTTAAAACGTGTATTAAAAGAAATGGAAGATTTAGGCTTCACAGACTTTAACTTAGGGCCTGAACCAGAATTCTTCTTGTTCAAGTTGGATGAAAAAGGGGAACCAACTTTAGAACTTAACGATGATGGTGGATATTTCGACTTAGCTCCAACTGATTTAGGTGAAAACTGCCGTCGTGATATTGTTCTAGAATTAGAGGATATGGGCTTCGATATTGAAGCAAGTCACCATGAAGTTGCACCGGGTCAACATGAAATCGACTTTAAATATGCGGATGCAGTTACAGCATGTGATAACATCCAAACATTTAAATTGGTTGTTAAAACAATTGCACGTAAGCATAATTTACATGCAACATTCATGCCTAAACCATTATTTGGTGTGAACGGTAGCGGTATGCACTTTAATGTTTCATTATTCAAAGGTAAAGAAAATGCATTCTTTGATCCGAATACTGAAATGGGCTTAACAGAAACAGCTTACCAATTCACAGCTGGTGTACTTAAAAATGCACGTGGATTTACAGCGGTATGTAACCCATTAGTAAACTCATACAAACGTTTAGTTCCTGGTTATGAAGCACCATGTTATATTGCATGGAGCGGTAAAAACCGTTCGCCGTTAATCCGTGTACCATCTTCAAGAGGATTATCAACTCGTATTGAAGTACGTTCAGTTGACCCAGCTGCGAACCCATATATGGCGTTAGCTGCAATTTTAGAAGCTGGTTTAGACGGTATTAAAAATAAATTAAAAGTTCCAGAACCTGTTAACCAAAATATTTACGAAATGAATCGTGAAGAACGTGAAGCAGTAGGCATTCAAGACTTACCTTCAACACTTTACACAGCATTAAAAGCAATGCGTGAAAATGAAGTTATTAAAAAAGCATTAGGAAATCATATCTATAATCAATTTATTAATTCTAAATCAATAGAATGGGATTACTACAGAACTCAAGTATCTGAATGGGAAAGAGATCAGTACATGAAGCAATATTAA
- a CDS encoding helix-turn-helix transcriptional regulator: MNQFKEIYNTIEKLLNDKSISNYRINQDTGVSYGGISELRSGKRKVENLTLETAEKLYNYQKHLEIMIED, encoded by the coding sequence ATGAACCAGTTTAAAGAAATTTATAATACAATAGAAAAATTACTAAATGATAAATCAATATCTAATTATAGAATTAATCAAGATACTGGTGTTTCATATGGTGGTATAAGTGAATTAAGAAGCGGGAAAAGAAAAGTGGAAAATTTAACTTTAGAAACAGCGGAAAAACTCTATAATTACCAAAAACATTTAGAAATAATGATTGAAGATTAA
- a CDS encoding polymorphic toxin type 50 domain-containing protein: protein MGEILLLRGKFDQKEIIDFEFVIGKSFVEGNYIDRTFGKVHYSRTGTHVVPYVKKEVE, encoded by the coding sequence GTGGGTGAAATTTTATTATTAAGAGGTAAGTTTGATCAAAAAGAGATAATAGATTTTGAATTTGTAATTGGAAAATCATTTGTAGAAGGTAATTATATAGATAGAACTTTTGGAAAAGTACATTATTCTAGAACAGGAACACATGTGGTTCCATATGTTAAAAAGGAGGTTGAATAA
- a CDS encoding LSM domain protein, giving the protein MKLWTYIGKKVLIELTNGQKFIGEVTNYDDEIDKESGEDSIHLDDGIDLYDFDESQIKYIEVLK; this is encoded by the coding sequence TTGAAATTATGGACTTACATTGGTAAAAAAGTATTGATCGAGTTAACTAATGGGCAAAAATTTATTGGAGAAGTTACAAATTATGACGATGAAATAGATAAAGAAAGTGGAGAAGATTCAATACATTTAGATGACGGAATAGATTTATATGATTTTGATGAAAGCCAAATCAAATATATTGAAGTTTTAAAATAA
- a CDS encoding low specificity L-threonine aldolase, translated as MISFENDYLEGAHEKVLKRLVDTNLVQASGYGFDHFTAQAIEKIKDTIDCPNATIRFLVGGTQTNQVVINSMLESYEGVLSADTGHVAVHEGGAIEFSGHKVITLPSNEGKISASEVESYMETFKCDFKKDHMVFPGMVYISHPTEYGTLYSKPELEALSKICKQYQLPLFMDGARLGYALMSDQSDMTIKDIAKYCDVFYIGGTKIGALCGEAIVFTKNNEPKQFTTRIKHHGALLAKGRLIGIQFLELFTDDLYFKISRHAIEMANKMKDGFINKGYRLYFDSPTNQQFFILSNEKIAELEQKVKFAVWEKYDDQHRVVRFATSWATTEENLNKLLELI; from the coding sequence GTGATTTCATTTGAAAATGATTATTTAGAAGGCGCTCATGAAAAAGTATTAAAACGATTAGTAGATACAAATCTTGTACAAGCTTCGGGATATGGCTTTGATCATTTCACAGCTCAGGCAATTGAAAAGATTAAAGATACGATTGATTGTCCAAATGCTACAATTCGTTTTTTAGTTGGTGGAACTCAGACCAATCAGGTTGTCATCAATTCTATGCTAGAAAGTTACGAAGGTGTATTGTCAGCGGATACGGGACATGTTGCTGTACATGAAGGTGGTGCTATTGAATTTAGTGGTCATAAAGTAATTACGTTACCATCTAACGAAGGAAAAATTAGCGCTTCAGAAGTTGAGTCTTATATGGAAACATTTAAATGTGACTTTAAAAAAGACCACATGGTATTTCCAGGAATGGTATACATTTCACATCCAACTGAATATGGCACACTTTACTCAAAGCCAGAATTAGAAGCACTTTCTAAAATATGTAAGCAATATCAACTTCCATTATTTATGGATGGTGCACGTTTAGGATATGCATTAATGAGTGATCAATCAGACATGACTATTAAAGATATCGCTAAATATTGTGATGTATTTTATATAGGTGGTACGAAGATTGGTGCACTTTGTGGAGAAGCTATTGTTTTTACAAAAAATAATGAACCAAAACAATTTACCACTCGAATCAAACATCACGGTGCCCTTTTAGCAAAAGGACGTTTAATAGGTATACAATTTCTAGAATTATTTACCGATGATTTATATTTTAAAATAAGTAGACATGCTATCGAAATGGCAAATAAGATGAAAGATGGGTTTATAAATAAAGGCTATCGTCTTTACTTTGATTCTCCAACCAATCAACAATTTTTTATTTTAAGTAACGAGAAAATAGCAGAGTTAGAACAAAAAGTTAAATTTGCTGTTTGGGAAAAATACGATGATCAACATCGTGTTGTAAGATTCGCAACCAGCTGGGCAACAACCGAAGAAAATTTAAATAAATTATTAGAATTGATTTAA
- a CDS encoding ABC transporter ATP-binding protein: MIKLIQISNINKSFNKRCVLKNISFEIEQGKCIALIGKNGAGKSTLIDILIGKVNANSGEIFDKDKLLQSENRSIMFQKTMFPDQLKVIEIINLYQSFYENPLPLEEIIELTKFDSSQLNQFVNKLSGGQQRLLDFVLSLIGQPQLILLDEPTSTMDIEIREYFWSIIENLKEDNRTILYTSHYIEEVERMSDKIILIENGEIILNDSTSHIRTNQQSQITLSDEYKRKLKLDKDDLVIQKNHNGTIKIITSNVNDTILYLQQLHINLDDIEIQKVSIVDSYFNNKKQRGSNYDTKLLENRI; the protein is encoded by the coding sequence GTGATTAAATTGATTCAAATATCTAATATCAACAAGTCATTTAATAAAAGATGTGTTCTAAAAAATATTTCGTTCGAAATTGAACAAGGTAAATGTATCGCTTTAATTGGAAAAAATGGTGCGGGAAAGTCAACGTTAATTGATATATTAATTGGTAAAGTTAATGCTAATTCTGGTGAGATATTTGATAAAGACAAGTTATTACAAAGTGAAAATCGCAGTATAATGTTCCAAAAAACGATGTTCCCAGATCAATTAAAAGTTATTGAGATTATCAACTTATATCAATCATTTTACGAAAATCCATTACCATTGGAAGAAATAATAGAACTGACGAAATTTGATTCTAGTCAGCTGAATCAATTTGTAAATAAACTTTCTGGTGGTCAACAACGATTACTCGATTTTGTATTATCTTTAATCGGACAACCACAATTGATCTTGTTAGATGAACCAACATCGACTATGGATATAGAAATTAGAGAATATTTTTGGTCAATTATTGAAAATTTAAAAGAAGATAATCGAACGATACTTTATACATCACACTATATTGAAGAAGTCGAACGTATGTCAGACAAAATTATTCTCATTGAAAATGGAGAAATAATACTTAATGATTCAACGTCACATATTAGAACCAATCAGCAATCACAGATTACGTTATCCGATGAATATAAAAGAAAGTTAAAACTAGATAAAGATGATTTAGTTATTCAAAAAAATCATAATGGCACTATCAAAATTATTACTTCAAATGTAAATGATACGATTTTATATCTTCAACAACTTCATATTAATTTGGATGATATTGAAATACAAAAAGTCTCAATTGTTGATTCATACTTCAACAATAAAAAGCAAAGGGGATCTAATTATGATACTAAGTTACTTGAAAATCGAATTTAA